Genomic segment of Plectropomus leopardus isolate mb unplaced genomic scaffold, YSFRI_Pleo_2.0 unplaced_scaffold16707, whole genome shotgun sequence:
acctggacacacacacctgggaaacacacacatgccataTTACTGAGACTTGCACTCCAATGACTTAGTTCACAATTTGCTAGATTTTCCTAATATTTTGATTCCTGTTTCCCTTCCTAAATCCACAAGCGTCATACCTGCGTCTGTGAGCAGCTGCAGGCCTCGAGCCCTCAGAACGACCACAGAGAGGCGCTGCAGAGACGGACTGTAGCTGAGAGAAACCTGCACGTCACCCAGCTCCGAGCACTGACACACATTACAATCATCATCAGCTTTTACGGACGATTTGTGCACATAAAGACAATCAGTGTGTCCTTATCAGTGCTGGAAGAAGCATTTGgattaaaaatagtaataacacacagaaatataccTCACTACAAGCAAAAGTTCTACATCAAAACTGTACTGaagtaaatatatgtattaaatttgatgtttttggattaatattattgctgctttaaccctttagaacctggatcaacatcatttttgttgtgctgcgttcagacgcctctcacatgcatttaaacgcCTGGGTCCTGAGAAAATCTATtcgatttttttcaaaaacagggggagaaggcaacaagcaacttaacacgAGATGgcacaaaaatttgcaaaaaattagttaaaacattatagaaaatgacatgaatagaagattttttttttttttaaaaaaagcaactaaaaaagctaaatttttaagtgtatttattttacatatttttgtctgtaacatgattttaaatataaaattaatataaataaagtcgACATtatccctttttgaatgattttataCTCAAcattaaggtaattttcttgtcacatgtcacatttttttgcaatttgtgggacatgtcttgGTAAGTTTGGTCATTCATTTTTGTCTcctcaatttttaaaaagaagtcaaaTCAATCTGCTAGAAATTGGACCTGAATCAATCagcaaatatacatatattttgcttttaaaatgaaaaacataagaggtttgggggtttagttactcttttagtacagcacttgagtaaaagtacttagtTACATGTCTTCACTGGTACCTGTGTGTTGTCCTCCGTCTCCAGGTCCCTCCAGAGCACCCTGCCGGCCTGACCGAGCTCCCCCTCCAGAGGAAACAGCACCCTGCCCACTGCGTGCCGTTTTCCGTCTTGCTCcacactcagcacacacacgctcaggGTGCTCcgcggcacacacacacctgacacctGTGGGAGGAAACGCACAGGAAGTGTGTGAGAGCAGATACATTTACTCCTCCAGCTTCAGCGTGTAAACTCTCGTGTCCTCGCCTGGAAAACCAAGCAGTCGTTGAACTCGGGGTCGGGCCCCGTGCCCCGGGACTTGGCCTGGCGGGGCCGCCGGTCATCAGGAAGAAGCCGGAGCTCCACCAGTGTGACGTTGCCGTGGAAACGGGGAGGGAGGTTGCCGAGGCGGAGCAAGGAGACCATGAGCTGCTCGCTGCCGTGTCGGTACTCCACAGAGAAGCAGAGGCGGGTCGCCATGCCGGGAGGAGGTGCCACCACCTCGCTCAGAGGAGGGACAGAGTAAAGACCCGCCAGCACCGTCCCCACTGGGTACCACCCTGATGGAGACAAAAAGGGATGAAAAACTCACATTAAAATACTGAATGTACATTGACGTATATCAGATAAAGGCAGTATTGACCTACTCCTGACTGAGAGCGACCCGCGGTGGGCCAGGATGTCCCGGCGGGCCTCCtgcttcatctcctcctcctctttctcctcctcattGTTCACGTTTCCATGATTTTGTGTCGTGAAGCGAGGAGGCAAAGTGAAAGGGATCTCCATGGGCcttccagacacacacacacagaaaatgttattaatttagGCTTCTGAAGCAATTTTAAATACCAACTAAAATCAAGACTATAGGTCCCACAAACACTGATGCTTCCAAGTAATTAAGAGGTGagttcattcattttatcatGTTGCAAACATTTTATTAGTACTTTAGCCCGTTTGTGTTTgta
This window contains:
- the syt15 gene encoding synaptotagmin-15, with amino-acid sequence MEIPFTLPPRFTTQNHGNVNNEEEKEEEEMKQEARRDILAHRGSLSVRRWYPVGTVLAGLYSVPPLSEVVAPPPGMATRLCFSVEYRHGSEQLMVSLLRLGNLPPRFHGNVTLVELRLLPDDRRPRQAKSRGTGPDPEFNDCLVFQVSGVCVPRSTLSVCVLSVEQDGKRHAVGRVLFPLEGELGQAGRVLWRDLETEDNTQCSELGDVQVSLSYSPSLQRLSVVVLRARGLQLLTDAGVCVQVSLQIHTQVVKMKRSCVLKSDNNPYFDHRMTFKLRSQHLDEACLRFELQQPNNIRSEPPALLGVLVLGPFMYARGLQLQHWMDMVNTPQEPVELWHGLSRAS